The Halovivax ruber XH-70 genome includes the window CTCTCGAGTTCGTCGACGAGCACCAGGCCGCCGTCGGCGCCCGTCGCGAGGTCGGCGAAGCCGCGGACGGTGGATTCGAACGCGCCCGCGTCGAGGGTGCCCTGGGTTTTGGCGTGGTAGTGCACCCCGTCGAAACGCCGGAGACTGACCGAGTCGGCGGGGACGGGCAGCCCCATGTGTGCGAGGACGACCACCGCAGCCACGAGGTCGAGCGTCGAGGTCTTCCCGCCGCTGTTGACGCCCGAGAGCAGGCGGACGCCCGCGATCTCGTAGTCGACGGGATCGATTCGCTCGGGGGGCTCGTCCAGCAACGGCGAGCGTCCGCCCGTGATGGCGACGTCGGGGGCTGCATCGGCTCCCCTCGCGTTTGCAGCCTGCTCCTCGTCGTCCCAGAGGAAGTCCGCCATCGTGCAGTCGTAGTCGGCGGCGAAGCGGGCGATCGCGAGTTCGACGTCGAGTTCGAGCGCCCGGCGGACGAGCGTCTCGGCGTCCTCGCGCATGTCCGCGAGATCGTTCGCGAGTTCGCGTTTGCGCTCTCCTGCGCGGCGGTCCATCGCACTCTGGAGGTCCTCACGCAGTCGTGCGACCACGTCCGCCTCGTGGGAGACCGGGAAGGTGGGCTCGTCGGGGAACGCCCGGGCGGCCACCTCACCCTCTGCGTCGTCCAGGTTCAGCGTCTCGACGAGGTGTTCGCGTGCCGCAGTGACGGCGTCGTCGTACTCGTCTGCCAGCTCGCGCGAGAGCAGCGAGTCGGCGCCGGCACCGCGTTCGACCAGCGAGAGCAGGTCCGACCCCTCGATGGTGACGTCCTGCTCGGCGATGGCGTCTTTCAACCGCGCGCTCGCCAGGTCTTCGGCGGCCGCGACCGCGTCGTCGAGGTCGTCGAGGGCGTCTTCCAGCCGGTCGAGTTCGTCGTCGCCGGCGACGGCGCCGTCCGCGTCGAGTCGATCCAGTCCCGACGCCAGCGCATCGAGGTCGCAGGGCGCGTCGAGGTCGCTCTGGCGGTGGACGGCGACGGCCGCGCGGAGCCGGTCGCGGTTGCGCGAGAAGAACGCCAGTGGCCGCTCGGGGACGATCTCGACCGGCTCGTCGAACGCGTCGGGGCGGACGCGGACGTCGCCCTCGACGTCGACACCCGCGAATTTCTCGTCGAGCGCGACCACGGTCGCGTAGCCGCGGGCCAGTTCGGCCAGCCCGCGGGCGTCCTCGACGACCTCGACCGAGAGTTCCCGGAACGCCTCGCGGGCCGCCGAGTAGCGCTCGGCGTCGGTCGTCGCGAGACAGCGCTCGCGCACGCGGACGTCGCCCGGCTCTGTCACGGGTTCGACGTCCGAAAGCGCCGCCAACACAGCCTCCGTCGGCTCGCGTTCGAGCGCATCGCTGGCCATCTCGCGGGCCTCTTCGATTCGAGAGCGGCGCGCACTCGGATAGAACGTCTCCAGCCGGCTGGCCGCGTAGTCGGTGACCGCCCGTGCCTGCAGTAGAGCGCACACCTCCCGGTAAATCTCTCGCGCACGGTCCGTTCCCAGAAATCCGCCGGGGTCGTCGTGCGTGGCGCGGATCGCCGCGCGGGCGATGCGGGCGGCCCGACCCGGCGTGACGCCCGGTGCGCTCGCGAGTGCGGCCACGTCTCCCTCTCGGAGCGCCCGTTCGGGATCCTCGAGTTCGGCCAGCGACGCGGCCGTCTTCGCGCCGACGCCCGGGATCGCCTCCAGTTCCATTGGACGGCCATACGCACGGGTCCGGAAAAACGTATAGGGTCGTGACTGTCGCCCAGTACTCGCCACGCCGGTACTCAGTTCGTCCGCGAGTGGTCACGACGACCCTTGCACCTCCCGGGTGACACGGTATCCCGCTCCCACTACTCCATCGGGTATGGTACTCACGAAACTCCTCGGCTCGAAGACGGCGCGCTCGCTGACGGTCCTCTCGGTTCTCAACGAGGCCCGGCGGGCACACTCGCGCGGTAATCGACTTCGAACGGTCGCCTTCCTGGGCCTGGCCGTCCTCGCCTACCAGTGGACGATCGCCGGCCTCGCCGCACAGGGCGCCCTGCGACTGTTCCGCGGCGGGTCAGACCCGACACCCGCCTGAGGGCACACGGACGAGGGAGTCTGACGGTCTGTGAACGGGCCGACACTCGCCATCAGCGGCACAGGTGCGAACACGGTTCTGTTCCCTTCGAACGGTCTACACACCATCCTCAGTTGCAGGTGAAAGAAGGTCGTCTATTTCGGCGAGGGAAAACAGCGACCAGTTCTGATCGAGTTCGTCTTCGAGACCGTCGACGAACCCACTTTTCGAGAACAGGGCGTAGTGTTCGTCACGATCACTTGGTCCCCATCGAACGTTCTCTGCCTTC containing:
- a CDS encoding helix-hairpin-helix domain-containing protein, which translates into the protein MELEAIPGVGAKTAASLAELEDPERALREGDVAALASAPGVTPGRAARIARAAIRATHDDPGGFLGTDRAREIYREVCALLQARAVTDYAASRLETFYPSARRSRIEEAREMASDALEREPTEAVLAALSDVEPVTEPGDVRVRERCLATTDAERYSAAREAFRELSVEVVEDARGLAELARGYATVVALDEKFAGVDVEGDVRVRPDAFDEPVEIVPERPLAFFSRNRDRLRAAVAVHRQSDLDAPCDLDALASGLDRLDADGAVAGDDELDRLEDALDDLDDAVAAAEDLASARLKDAIAEQDVTIEGSDLLSLVERGAGADSLLSRELADEYDDAVTAAREHLVETLNLDDAEGEVAARAFPDEPTFPVSHEADVVARLREDLQSAMDRRAGERKRELANDLADMREDAETLVRRALELDVELAIARFAADYDCTMADFLWDDEEQAANARGADAAPDVAITGGRSPLLDEPPERIDPVDYEIAGVRLLSGVNSGGKTSTLDLVAAVVVLAHMGLPVPADSVSLRRFDGVHYHAKTQGTLDAGAFESTVRGFADLATGADGGLVLVDELESITEPGASAKIIAGILEALAERDATGVFVSHLADEIRETAGYDVPVDGIEATGLVDGELQVERSPVPEHLARSTPELIVEKLADEAADGAREPDANADSGGGTSDASGTTGASADGGADATDFYERLLAKFE